In Phyllopteryx taeniolatus isolate TA_2022b chromosome 1, UOR_Ptae_1.2, whole genome shotgun sequence, the following proteins share a genomic window:
- the LOC133485626 gene encoding transmembrane and death domain protein 1-like isoform X1, with translation MHVWIFGFLLVLFAQGLALEEDEDTVGEEIGVHQLERLVELLTPSECEDLLVALSQAEENILERIVKRDTSSLKESEAKCRKDLRDWLQKYGREIYFDRLTWALHHIDRTDIAVELGKNINQDTILNLKRYAEGYHELFKSMNSQEAEPETGGKKRQKRASDLTWRDLDLIVERPPVPAYSKGPLDVALPVLYGILLGFGGTLLATVATLFAILRISRRSQQRRRPRVTCYPSYELVQQLQLIRVDCGGHIHLLSPKESAANDFRKSLKSLLDEANRTTSSAKI, from the exons ATGCATGTCTGGATATTTGGTTTCCTCTTGGTTCTTTTTGCTCAAGGCTTGGCACTTGAGGAGGATGAGGACACAG TGGGTGAAGAGATCGGCGTCCATCAGCTGGAGCGTCTGGTGGAGCTGCTCACGCCTTCTGAGTGCGAGGACCTCCTCGTTGCCCTCTCTCAGGCAGAAGAAAACATCTTGGAGCGTATTGTCAAAAGAGACACCTCTTCACTAAAAG AAAGTGAGGCTAAGTGTCGGAAGGATCTGAGAGACTGGCTGCAGAAGTACGGTCGGGAGATCTACTTCGACCGACTCACTTGGGCCTTGCACCACATCGACAGAACAGACATCGCCGTTG agcTGGGAAAGAACATCAATCAGGATACAATTTTAAACCTGAAACGGTATGCCGAAGGCTATCATGAGTTATTCAAGTCCATGAACTCCCAAGAGGCAGAACCGGAAACAGGTGGAAAGAAAAGACAGAAAAGAG cgtctgatctgacgtgGCGCGACCTCGATCTTATTGTGGAGCGCCCCCCAGTCCCTGCGTACTCCAAGGGCCCTTTGGACGTGGCGCTCCCTGTCTTGTATGGGATCCTGCTAGGCTTCGGGGGAACCTTGCTTGCAACTGTCGCCACGCTCTTCGCCATCTTGCGCATCTCACGTCGGAGCCAGCAGAGACGTCGACCCAGGGTGACTTGCTACCCCAGTTATGAG TTGGTGCAGCAGCTGCAACTTATTAGAGTGGACTGCGGAGGCCACATCCATCTCTTGTCACCCAAGGAGTCAG CTGCAAACGACTTCCGTAAGAGTTTAAAATcgctgcttgatgaagccaacagaaccacatcatctgcaaaaatttga
- the LOC133485626 gene encoding uncharacterized protein LOC133485626 isoform X2, with the protein MHVWIFGFLLVLFAQGLALEEDEDTVGEEIGVHQLERLVELLTPSECEDLLVALSQAEENILERIVKRDTSSLKESEAKCRKDLRDWLQKYGREIYFDRLTWALHHIDRTDIAVELGKNINQDTILNLKRYAEGYHELFKSMNSQEAEPETGGKKRQKRVPAYSKGPLDVALPVLYGILLGFGGTLLATVATLFAILRISRRSQQRRRPRVTCYPSYELVQQLQLIRVDCGGHIHLLSPKESAANDFRKSLKSLLDEANRTTSSAKI; encoded by the exons ATGCATGTCTGGATATTTGGTTTCCTCTTGGTTCTTTTTGCTCAAGGCTTGGCACTTGAGGAGGATGAGGACACAG TGGGTGAAGAGATCGGCGTCCATCAGCTGGAGCGTCTGGTGGAGCTGCTCACGCCTTCTGAGTGCGAGGACCTCCTCGTTGCCCTCTCTCAGGCAGAAGAAAACATCTTGGAGCGTATTGTCAAAAGAGACACCTCTTCACTAAAAG AAAGTGAGGCTAAGTGTCGGAAGGATCTGAGAGACTGGCTGCAGAAGTACGGTCGGGAGATCTACTTCGACCGACTCACTTGGGCCTTGCACCACATCGACAGAACAGACATCGCCGTTG agcTGGGAAAGAACATCAATCAGGATACAATTTTAAACCTGAAACGGTATGCCGAAGGCTATCATGAGTTATTCAAGTCCATGAACTCCCAAGAGGCAGAACCGGAAACAGGTGGAAAGAAAAGACAGAAAAGAG TCCCTGCGTACTCCAAGGGCCCTTTGGACGTGGCGCTCCCTGTCTTGTATGGGATCCTGCTAGGCTTCGGGGGAACCTTGCTTGCAACTGTCGCCACGCTCTTCGCCATCTTGCGCATCTCACGTCGGAGCCAGCAGAGACGTCGACCCAGGGTGACTTGCTACCCCAGTTATGAG TTGGTGCAGCAGCTGCAACTTATTAGAGTGGACTGCGGAGGCCACATCCATCTCTTGTCACCCAAGGAGTCAG CTGCAAACGACTTCCGTAAGAGTTTAAAATcgctgcttgatgaagccaacagaaccacatcatctgcaaaaatttga
- the LOC133485626 gene encoding transmembrane and death domain protein 1-like isoform X3 yields the protein MHVWIFGFLLVLFAQGLALEEDEDTVGEEIGVHQLERLVELLTPSECEDLLVALSQAEENILERIVKRDTSSLKESEAKCRKDLRDWLQKYGREIYFDRLTWALHHIDRTDIAVELGKNINQDTILNLKRYAEGYHELFKSMNSQEAEPETGGKKRQKRASDLTWRDLDLIVERPPVPAYSKGPLDVALPVLYGILLGFGGTLLATVATLFAILRISRRSQQRRRPRVTCYPSYELQTTSVRV from the exons ATGCATGTCTGGATATTTGGTTTCCTCTTGGTTCTTTTTGCTCAAGGCTTGGCACTTGAGGAGGATGAGGACACAG TGGGTGAAGAGATCGGCGTCCATCAGCTGGAGCGTCTGGTGGAGCTGCTCACGCCTTCTGAGTGCGAGGACCTCCTCGTTGCCCTCTCTCAGGCAGAAGAAAACATCTTGGAGCGTATTGTCAAAAGAGACACCTCTTCACTAAAAG AAAGTGAGGCTAAGTGTCGGAAGGATCTGAGAGACTGGCTGCAGAAGTACGGTCGGGAGATCTACTTCGACCGACTCACTTGGGCCTTGCACCACATCGACAGAACAGACATCGCCGTTG agcTGGGAAAGAACATCAATCAGGATACAATTTTAAACCTGAAACGGTATGCCGAAGGCTATCATGAGTTATTCAAGTCCATGAACTCCCAAGAGGCAGAACCGGAAACAGGTGGAAAGAAAAGACAGAAAAGAG cgtctgatctgacgtgGCGCGACCTCGATCTTATTGTGGAGCGCCCCCCAGTCCCTGCGTACTCCAAGGGCCCTTTGGACGTGGCGCTCCCTGTCTTGTATGGGATCCTGCTAGGCTTCGGGGGAACCTTGCTTGCAACTGTCGCCACGCTCTTCGCCATCTTGCGCATCTCACGTCGGAGCCAGCAGAGACGTCGACCCAGGGTGACTTGCTACCCCAGTTATGAG CTGCAAACGACTTCCGTAAGAGTTTAA
- the LOC133485626 gene encoding transmembrane and death domain protein 1-like isoform X4 has protein sequence MSSTQARLDLNPCPQNCVADVLTSRSPYRRLRESEAKCRKDLRDWLQKYGREIYFDRLTWALHHIDRTDIAVELGKNINQDTILNLKRYAEGYHELFKSMNSQEAEPETGGKKRQKRASDLTWRDLDLIVERPPVPAYSKGPLDVALPVLYGILLGFGGTLLATVATLFAILRISRRSQQRRRPRVTCYPSYELVQQLQLIRVDCGGHIHLLSPKESAANDFRKSLKSLLDEANRTTSSAKI, from the exons atgagctccacacaggcaaggctggatttgaacccgtgtccacagaactgtgtggcagatgtgctaaccagtcgctcaccttACCGCCGCCTCAGGG AAAGTGAGGCTAAGTGTCGGAAGGATCTGAGAGACTGGCTGCAGAAGTACGGTCGGGAGATCTACTTCGACCGACTCACTTGGGCCTTGCACCACATCGACAGAACAGACATCGCCGTTG agcTGGGAAAGAACATCAATCAGGATACAATTTTAAACCTGAAACGGTATGCCGAAGGCTATCATGAGTTATTCAAGTCCATGAACTCCCAAGAGGCAGAACCGGAAACAGGTGGAAAGAAAAGACAGAAAAGAG cgtctgatctgacgtgGCGCGACCTCGATCTTATTGTGGAGCGCCCCCCAGTCCCTGCGTACTCCAAGGGCCCTTTGGACGTGGCGCTCCCTGTCTTGTATGGGATCCTGCTAGGCTTCGGGGGAACCTTGCTTGCAACTGTCGCCACGCTCTTCGCCATCTTGCGCATCTCACGTCGGAGCCAGCAGAGACGTCGACCCAGGGTGACTTGCTACCCCAGTTATGAG TTGGTGCAGCAGCTGCAACTTATTAGAGTGGACTGCGGAGGCCACATCCATCTCTTGTCACCCAAGGAGTCAG CTGCAAACGACTTCCGTAAGAGTTTAAAATcgctgcttgatgaagccaacagaaccacatcatctgcaaaaatttga
- the LOC133485626 gene encoding transmembrane and death domain protein 1-like isoform X5 yields MHVWIFGFLLVLFAQGLALEEDEDTVGEEIGVHQLERLVELLTPSECEDLLVALSQAEENILERIVKRDTSSLKESEAKCRKDLRDWLQKYGREIYFDRLTWALHHIDRTDIAVELGKNINQDTILNLKRYAEGYHELFKSMNSQEAEPETGGKKRQKRASDLTWRDLDLIVERPPVPAYSKGPLDVALPVLYGILLGFGGTLLATVATLFAILRISRRSQQRRRPRVTCYPSYEVYVE; encoded by the exons ATGCATGTCTGGATATTTGGTTTCCTCTTGGTTCTTTTTGCTCAAGGCTTGGCACTTGAGGAGGATGAGGACACAG TGGGTGAAGAGATCGGCGTCCATCAGCTGGAGCGTCTGGTGGAGCTGCTCACGCCTTCTGAGTGCGAGGACCTCCTCGTTGCCCTCTCTCAGGCAGAAGAAAACATCTTGGAGCGTATTGTCAAAAGAGACACCTCTTCACTAAAAG AAAGTGAGGCTAAGTGTCGGAAGGATCTGAGAGACTGGCTGCAGAAGTACGGTCGGGAGATCTACTTCGACCGACTCACTTGGGCCTTGCACCACATCGACAGAACAGACATCGCCGTTG agcTGGGAAAGAACATCAATCAGGATACAATTTTAAACCTGAAACGGTATGCCGAAGGCTATCATGAGTTATTCAAGTCCATGAACTCCCAAGAGGCAGAACCGGAAACAGGTGGAAAGAAAAGACAGAAAAGAG cgtctgatctgacgtgGCGCGACCTCGATCTTATTGTGGAGCGCCCCCCAGTCCCTGCGTACTCCAAGGGCCCTTTGGACGTGGCGCTCCCTGTCTTGTATGGGATCCTGCTAGGCTTCGGGGGAACCTTGCTTGCAACTGTCGCCACGCTCTTCGCCATCTTGCGCATCTCACGTCGGAGCCAGCAGAGACGTCGACCCAGGGTGACTTGCTACCCCAGTTATGAG GTGTACGTTGAATGA